CAAATGATAGATCATCGAATCCATCTCCACCAATTGTATGTGCCAGCGTTGTGATGTCAGTAAAAACAGCGTTATTATGGATGAAAGGATCAGGATCTTTGCTTTTGACACATTCTggccaaatatttttccaacatgAGTTCAAGGTTGATGGCTTTAAGTCAGCTAACGCTAACCCAACTTGATTAATGCAGTCcataatagaaaattttttccacataTCAATGACTGTTAAATCCTCATTATGGTCTAGTTTGTCTACCACGTATTGGAATGAACGTTTTATGTAGTACTTTTTAAAAGTAGCAATGATCCCTTGGTCTAGCGGTTGTATTAAGGATGTAGTGTTAGGCGGATGACAGCAAAATTGCACATCTGGGTGCTCCAAGAGCGGATGGCAAGGTGCATTGTCTAGAATTAAAAGAACTTTAAATTCTAGACATTTTGCATTCATGTAGCGTCTAACTTCTGAAATGAAGTATTTCTGGAACCATTCTGTAAAGATTGCACTGGTCATCCATGCCTTTTTGTTTGCTGTCCAGTGAATTGGcagtttattgaaatctacacttTTCATCGAGCGTGGTCTTTAAGCACGATTTACTAGCAGTGGTTTTAACATACGTTCTCCTGAAGCATTGGAACAAAACAACAATGTTACACGGTCCTTTGCTACTTTTAAACCACCGGCAGTTTTCTGCGATTTTGCAACATAAGTTCTGCTGggcattttttccaaaagagGCCACTTTCATCTACATTCCAAACTTGATCTGGGGTGTATCCTCcatcttcaataatttttctaagtttttcaggaaattttttggcagccaattcatctgcagaCGCAGTTTCTCCCTTAATTTTTACATTATGGAGAGCATGTCGTTTAAGAAAACCTGTCATCCAACCTGTACTTGCAGAAAATTCGGGTTGTTTTGACTGAGATGAAGTGCCTGGCTCAACTTCTTTAATACGTTTATAAATTCTTAATGCAGTTTGCTTGATAGCAATTCCATCTACTGGTATTCTTTTTTGTGATTTATCTTCAATCCACATTACCAAAGCTTTTTCCATCTTCTCTTTGACAACATCTCTTATGTATGACGATGATTTAGCACTTATTTTCGTTCCAGAACATACCGATTTTCTAATCGCAGTTTCATTTTTCTTGATCGTTCTTATGGTAGCTTCATGAATACCAAAATGCTTTCCTACAGCCGTTGCTCCTTGTCCTGTTGTAAGTtgatctaaaattttaattttagtatctaAACTGATCGCCTTCCTCTTGGCTTTTATTACAGGTGAATTATGTGACATTGTGTtaaggctaccaaaatatttttcatattaataatgcaaacatttgaaaattatttaaagcttaCCTGTTATTGAGTTAATAAATCTATACGAGCACtaactttattttacttataatgTTTTAAATACTCACAACAACTAAGCGCCTTTTCTTTTCAACTCTCAAAACCAAACTAAATTGCGTAAAAAGTACATTACGTCTTTACTCTATGCATAATTCGGGGAATCCCactcatatacacatatttttatagcaaCAGCTGTATACGATAACAGCCCAAAGCCGCTCATCCTGTATAGATGCGATTACATGCTGATATTCTAAGATCCTAAACAAATAACCTAAACCGATATGCTAAAACAAAAATCCCAAACAATGAATCCGATTTGCTCTATgagattcaagaaaaattcataaactattgaaaatcgtgttaaaacaaaacaattcgtgtaaaaaaaaaatttttttctctttttaactcgtgttaaatcaaattcgtgtaaaaaaaattcgtgtaaaaagagaattaggtgtactctttttaaatttgtgCTCGACAATGTAGAACGAGAAACATTTGAACAGAtagtggttaggttaggttaaatggctgccctagctaaggcctcacttggacaaatattaagaaattcgtacgttgtggtgccatacatgggagaggagaaaggagatgggaaggaggaaggagccttgggattagatacgatgatgaccatacattttacgacggCGCCGGCGGGGgatgatttgcgttcgtagttagccgtaacaagctactaatgaacttcaccaaatttatgatatttacaccggctatatccgcaggcgtagcgaaaaagtgagagcccagatgtctaagtctttgccagacgagagcagagcagctgagaagaaggtgttgagatgattccacctcgtactccagacagttt
The Anastrepha ludens isolate Willacy chromosome X, idAnaLude1.1, whole genome shotgun sequence DNA segment above includes these coding regions:
- the LOC128870436 gene encoding tigger transposable element-derived protein 1-like, translating into MSHNSPVIKAKRKAISLDTKIKILDQLTTGQGATAVGKHFGIHEATIRTIKKNETAIRKSVCSGTKISAKSSSYIRDVVKEKMEKALVMWIEDKSQKRIPVDGIAIKQTALRIYKRIKEVEPGTSSQSKQPEFSASTGWMTGFLKRHALHNVKIKGETASADELAAKKFPEKLRKIIEDGGYTPDQVWNVDESGLFWKKCPAELMLQNRRKLPVV